Proteins from a single region of Malaclemys terrapin pileata isolate rMalTer1 chromosome 23, rMalTer1.hap1, whole genome shotgun sequence:
- the S1PR5 gene encoding sphingosine 1-phosphate receptor 5 has product MELITAESPARLVRLYREYHNNELISLHYNYTGKLQASSKYKGGLKADAVAFLAICALIVLENLVVLLAIWRNKKFHSPMFYLLGNLTLSDLLAGLAYTANIAMSGANTLQLTPLLWFLREAGVFITLTASVFSLLAIAIERHITMSRMKLYHGDKKGRMFLLVGATWAASVLLGVLPVMGWNCLDRLADCSTVLPLFSKSYVLFCITVFLVILVSITVLYARVFRMVKGSSPRPGSLRKGMLKRSQKYMALLKTVTIVVGTFVACWLPLFLLLLLDVWCETQACPVLYKADYFLGLAMINSLLNPIIYTLTSKDMRRAILKLLCCLLVGPPEDGPAQRFGIPILECSTSKSERSSHRPEGIDTSLSTGNGTPTPIKALVPSAES; this is encoded by the coding sequence ATGGAGCTGATCACGGctgagtccccggcccggctggtCCGGCTCTACCGGGAGTATCACAACAACGAGCTCATCTCCCTGCATTACAACTACACGGGGAAGCTGCAGGCCAGCAGCAAGTACAAGGGCGGCCTGAAGGCCGACGCGGTGGCGTTCCTGGCCATCTGCGCCCTCATCGTGCTGGAGAACCTGGTGGTGCTGCTGGCCATCTGGAGGAACAAGAAGTTCCACTCGCCCATGTTCTACCTGCTGGGCAACCTGACCCTGTCGGACCTGCTGGCCGGGCTGGCCTACACGGCCAACATCGCCATGTCGGGCGCCAACACCCTCCAGCTCACCCCGCTGCTGTGGTTCCTCCGGGAGGCGGGCGTCTTCATCACCCTGACCGCCTCCGTCTTCAGCCTGCTGGCCATCGCCATCGAGCGGCACATCACCATGAGCCGCATGAAGCTCTACCACGGCGACAAGAAGGGCCGCATGTTCCTGCTGGTGGGGGCCACCTGGGCGGCTTCGgtgctgctgggggtgctgcccgtCATGGGCTGGAACTGCCTGGACAGGCTGGCCGACTGCTCCACCGTCCTGCCGCTCTTCTCCAAGAGCTACGTCCTCTTCTGCATCACCGTCTTCCTGGTCATCCTGGTGTCCATCACGGTGCTCTACGCCCGCGTCTTCCGCATGGTCAAGGGCAGCAGCCCGCGGCCGGGCAGCCTGCGCAAAGGGATGCTGAAGCGCTCGCAGAAGTACATGGCCCTGCTCAAGACAGTCACCATCGTGGTGGGGACTTTTGTGGCCTGTTGGCTGcccctcttcctgctgctgctgctggacgtGTGGTGCGAGACTCAGGCCTGCCCCGTGCTCTACAAGGCCGACTACTTCCTCGGCTTGGCCATGATCAACTCCCTGCTCAACCCCATCATCTACACGCTGACCAGCAAGGACATGCGCCGGGCCATCCTCAAACTGCTGTGCTGTCTGCTGGTGGGGCCGCCCGAGGACGGCCCGGCCCAGCGCTTCGGGATCCCCATCCTGGAGTGCAGCACCAGCAAGTCAGAGCGCTCGTCCCACCGGCCCGAGGGAATCGATACCAGCCTGTCCACGGGCAACGGCACGCCCACCCCCATCAAGGCGCTGGTGCCCAGTGCcgagtcctga